CGCCGCGAAGAACATGAGTTCGCTGGAGAGCCAGACGATCGTCCCGACACTGACCATGTTGGGTCGGGTCAGGGAATGGATCCGGCTCTTGTCAATGGCTGGGGCCGCAGTCACGCGGTCATTATTGCCGCTAACCGGGGCCGGCGATCAGCGGGGGGCCAAACCAGAGGTTCAAGCAGCCCGATCGGGGGGGTCCGGTTCGCCTGACCTAGGCTGAAAAGCGTGCTGCACGTCGATCCGATCTCCACCGCGACCTCGGTCGCCGCACCGGCGGTGGCCGCGGCCACCCCACCTCCGTTCACCGTCACCTCGGTGTTCACCGAAATCCGGTTGAACAGCTGGCTGGCCGTGGGCCTGGTGCTCGCGGCCGGGCTCTACCTCTACGGGGTGCACCGGCTTCGGATGCGCGGCGACCGGTGGCCGGTCGCCCGCACGGTGTTCTTCCTCGGGCCCGGCCTCGGCGGCATCGCGGCGGTCACGGTCAGCGGACTGGAGGCGTACGACACCGCCCTGCTGTCGGTGCACATGGTCCAGCACATGGTGCTGTCCATGATCTCGCCGATCTTCCTGGCCCTGGGCGCGCCGGTGACGTTGGCGCTGCGAACCCTGCCGCCGCGTCCCCGTAGGCGGCTGCTGGCAATCGTGCACAGCCGGATCGCCCGGATCTACAGCTTCCCGCTGGTCGCCTTCACGATCTTCGTGGTCAACCCGTTCGTGCTCTACTTCACGGACCTGTACCGCTACACGCTCGAACACACCTGGGCGCACGAGCTGGTGCACGCGCACTTCATCATGACGGGCTGTGTGTTCTTCTGGCCGCTGCTCGGCCTGGACCCGTTGCCGGGACG
The sequence above is a segment of the Micromonospora sp. WMMA1363 genome. Coding sequences within it:
- a CDS encoding cytochrome c oxidase assembly protein, whose product is MLHVDPISTATSVAAPAVAAATPPPFTVTSVFTEIRLNSWLAVGLVLAAGLYLYGVHRLRMRGDRWPVARTVFFLGPGLGGIAAVTVSGLEAYDTALLSVHMVQHMVLSMISPIFLALGAPVTLALRTLPPRPRRRLLAIVHSRIARIYSFPLVAFTIFVVNPFVLYFTDLYRYTLEHTWAHELVHAHFIMTGCVFFWPLLGLDPLPGRWPYPGRALLMLLSVPFHTVLGLTVMQSTTLFGGDWYPSLGLTWTDPWEDQVVAGGILWAGGEFVSVTMLAVLVVQWMRQAEREARRIDRDLDRQEARQRAAERTT